A genome region from Armatimonadota bacterium includes the following:
- a CDS encoding alpha-ketoacid dehydrogenase subunit beta has protein sequence MREITYTAAIGEALFEEMERAPSVFQIGEDIGRFGGVWQTQKGHLQRFGAMRVRRTPVSESGFIGVAVGAALAGLRPVVEIMYVDFITTAIDQVVNQAAKLSLMSGGAVKVPLVIRGQQGAGTREAAQHSQSLEAWFVHTPGLKVVIPSTPYDAKGLLKSPIRDDEPVIFLEHRLLYGVKGEVPDKEYLVPIGKGVIRHPGAHLTVISTSYFLRLVLAAAQELAPEGIEVEVMDPRTLMPLDLGLIIESLRKTHRLLVIQGATAVAGMGAEIVRQVVENAFNLLDAPPRVIGGAHVPMPYSPGLEDLCLPQTDDIKAAMRRMAQTASGWPSLPGGPGATVRRATNQRAPLFGPP, from the coding sequence ATGCGTGAGATAACCTACACTGCGGCCATCGGCGAGGCTCTGTTTGAGGAGATGGAGCGCGCCCCATCGGTCTTCCAGATAGGAGAGGACATTGGGCGCTTCGGCGGCGTGTGGCAAACCCAGAAGGGGCACCTGCAACGCTTCGGCGCGATGCGGGTGCGGCGGACGCCGGTTTCGGAGTCGGGGTTCATCGGTGTGGCGGTAGGCGCAGCGCTGGCAGGGCTGCGGCCGGTGGTGGAGATCATGTACGTTGACTTCATCACTACCGCTATTGACCAGGTCGTGAACCAGGCCGCCAAGTTGAGTCTGATGTCGGGCGGGGCAGTCAAAGTGCCGCTGGTGATTCGCGGACAGCAGGGCGCCGGCACGCGCGAAGCGGCGCAGCATTCACAGAGCCTGGAGGCCTGGTTCGTACACACACCGGGGTTAAAGGTGGTAATCCCCTCGACACCCTATGACGCCAAGGGGCTGCTCAAGAGCCCCATCCGCGACGACGAGCCAGTGATCTTCCTGGAGCACCGCCTGCTCTACGGCGTCAAGGGGGAGGTGCCGGACAAGGAATACCTGGTGCCCATCGGCAAGGGGGTGATTCGCCACCCGGGGGCGCATCTGACCGTCATCTCGACGTCATACTTCCTGCGCCTTGTGCTGGCAGCGGCGCAGGAGCTGGCCCCGGAGGGGATCGAGGTCGAGGTCATGGACCCTCGCACTCTGATGCCCCTCGACCTGGGGTTGATCATCGAGTCGCTGCGTAAGACCCACCGCCTCCTCGTCATCCAGGGGGCGACCGCGGTCGCGGGCATGGGTGCCGAGATCGTGCGCCAGGTGGTGGAGAACGCGTTCAATCTGCTCGACGCGCCACCGCGGGTGATCGGCGGTGCGCACGTGCCGATGCCCTATAGCCCGGGGTTGGAGGATCTCTGCCTGCCGCAGACAGACGACATCAAGGCCGCCATGAGGCGGATGGCGCAGACGGCAAGCGGATGGCCGTCCTTGCCGGGCGGCC